From the genome of Colletotrichum higginsianum IMI 349063 chromosome 4, whole genome shotgun sequence, one region includes:
- a CDS encoding Negative acting factor encodes MVNTGKPSGGCKLCRARRIKCDEGKPFCMRCRKSRRQCPGYRDPFEANIRDETEATIKRFKKSRGEDDSEDEGKDIVPICNKQCLKTVAGPKYKTLDYSNPAAFPYHDDDDTTDEDKDIPASMFDSLDEQASCYFLSEFIIVPCTPAARGYYRFLPRFLSGPKVSKCLSQAYKAVSLAALASRRSVDAGAAMFHAQGHYVRAVRAVNKAIMDPQEVLNDQTLGAVLMLAFYEMLTSSRDSITEYINHMKGAAIMVKLRGQNGLETPEGEEMFAITRNQCLSIHCLPNSPEVSEFTWLLHHECRGRMQHAIASMDIQSSKIRQDVDRLLKAGDRKPETTQKVLNALRRAQALEAKFRRLNNDPSPQWKVDTIELIPELSEEKLDAAECFTGPVYGFFNLPLAILHVATWCCHLMLTTTILRCMAWLVSPNDYRLGEEYEELKRSAQLRIQDTIASTPYFCKWNGYGVVVAQFPVGTTRPDDPLKGAAGLMILCPLFTACSSDFATHQQRRFLRGRLKYLAELAGIKQANVFYNVSARIQLTPLPQIWPLTPGDADTGLDERRIVPVSGD; translated from the exons ATGGTGAACACAGGGAAGCCATCGGGTGGCTGTAAGTTGTGCAGAGCACGAAGAATCAAGTGCGACGAGGGCAAGCCGTTCTGCATGCGATGCAGGAAGTCGCGGCGGCAGTGTCCTGGCTACCGCGATCCATTCGAGGCCAACATACGTGACGAAACCGAGGCCACCATCAAGAGATTCAAGAAATCCAGGGGAGAAGACGACTCGGAGGACGAAGGCAAGGATATCGTGCCCATTTGCAACAAGCAGTGCCTGAAGACCGTTGCCGGCCCGAAGTACAAAACGCTCGACTACTCGAACCCCGCTGCCTTCCCCTAtcatgacgatgatgataCCACCGACGAGGATAAAGACATCCCCGCGTCCATGTTCGACTCGCTAGACGAACAGGCCTCCTGTTACTTCCTGTCAGAGTTCATTATTGTTCCTTGTACGCCGGCGGCCCGGGGTTACTACCGGTTCCTCCCTCGATTTTTGAGCGGACCAAAGGTCTCCAAGTGTCTCTCCCAAGCTTACAAGGCCGTCTCGCTCGCAGCCCTGGCAAGTCGCCGTTCTGtcgacgccggtgccgccaTGTTCCACGCCCAAGGGCACTACGTCCGTGCTGTCCGGGCCGTCAACAAAGCGATCATGGACCCACAGGAGGTGCTGAACGACCAGACTCTCGGAGCGGTGCTGATGCTGGCGTTTTACGAG ATGTTGACGTCGTCCCGAGATTCCATTACCGAATACATAAACCACATGAAAGGCGCTGCCATCATGGTCAAGCTCAGAGGCCAAAACGGACTCGAGACGCCCGAAGGCGAGGAAATGTTTGCGATAACCCGAAACCAGTGCCTCTCCATCCACTGCCTTCCCAACTCCCCCGAGGTGTCCGAGTTCACCTGGCTCCTACACCACGAGTGCCGCGGCCGCATGCAGCACGCGATAGCCAGTATGGATATCCAGAGCAGCAAGATCAGGCAGGACGTCGATCGCCTTCTGAAAGCCGGGGACCGCAAGCCCGAAACGACCCAGAAGGTTCTCAACGCTCTCAGGCGCGCCCAGGCCCTGGAGGCCAAGTTCCGCAGGCTCAACAACGACCCCAGCCCGCAGTGGAAGGTTGACACGATTGAGCTGATTCCCGAACTGTCCGAAGAGAAGCTCGACGCGGCGGAGTGCTTTACCGGCCCCGTGTACGGGTTCTTCAATCTTCCTCTGGCCATCCTCCACGTGGCCACCTGGTGCTGCCATCTCATGCTCACGACCACGATCCTCCGATGTATGGCCTGGCTCGTGTCGCCCAACGACTAtcgcctcggcgaggaatACGAAGAGCTCAAGCGCTCGGCCCAACTGCGCATCCAGGACACTATCGCGTCGACGCCCTACTTCTGCAAGTGGAACGGCtatggtgtcgtcgtcgcacAGTTTCCGGTCGGCACCACCAGGCCCGACGATCCTCTGAAGGGTGCCGCCGGCTTGATGATCTTGTGCCCGTTGTTCACTGCGTGCAGCAGCGATTTCGCGACCCACCAACAAAGACGCTTCCTGAGAGGCCGCCTCAAGTACctggccgagctggccggcATCAAGCAGGCCAATGTTTTCTACAACGTCAGTGCCCGGATACAGCttacccccctcccccaaatCTGGCCCTTGACTCCTGGAGACGCTGACACCGGTCTAGATGAAAGACGTATCGTCCCCGTCTCGGGAGATTGA
- a CDS encoding Histone acetyltransferase GCN5, with the protein MKEETAKRKAEEEPSSPTATKRVKHNESAEPEKKPAMKPIPFPEKPAVIEERTGEIEFRVVNNDNERESLIILTGLKCIFQKQLPKMPKDYIARLVYDRTHLSIAIVKKPLEVVGGITYRPFKGRQFAEIVFCAISSDQQVKGYGAHLMSHLKDYVKATSDVMHFLTYADNYAIGYFKKQGFTKEITLDKSVWMGYIKDYEGGTIMQCSMLPRIRYLEMGRMLLKQKECVQAKIRAYSKSHIVHTPPREWKSGAKPIDPLSIDAIRASGWSPDMDELARQPRHGPNYNQLLHLLNDLQNHQSAWPFLVPVNKDDVADYYEVIKEPMDLSTMETKLEADQYSTPEDFIRDAKLVFDNCRKYNNESTPYAKSANKLEKYMWQQIKAIPEWSHLEP; encoded by the exons ATGAAGGAAGAGA CCGCGAAGCGCAAGGCTGAGGAGGagccgtcctcgccgaccgCGACAAAACGGGTCAAGCACAATGAATCGGCCGAGCCAGAGAAGAAACCTGCGATGAAGCCTATCCCCTTCCCCGAAAAG CCCGCCGTCATCGAAGAGCGCACCGGCGAGATCGAGTTCCGAGTGgtcaacaacgacaacgagcGCGAATCCCTCATCATTCTTACCGGCCTCAAATGCATCTTCCAGAAACAGCTTCCTAAGATGCCGAAGGACTACATCGCGCGTCTCGTCTACGACCGGACCCACTTATCGATAGCAATCGTCAAAAAGCCCCTCGAAGTCGTTGGCGGTATTACGTACCGCCCCTTCAAGGGCCGTCAATTTGCAGAAATCGTATTCTGTGCCATCAGCTCCGACCAGCAGGTCAAGGGATATGGTGCGCATCTTATGTCCCATCTGAAGGACTATGTCAAGGCCACCAGTGACGTGATGCACTTCCTCACCTACGCCGACAATTACGCCATCGGATATTTTAAGAAGCAAGGGTTCACTAAGGAGATCACACTTGACAAGAGCGTATGGATGGGTTACATAAAGGACTACGAGGGCGGAACAATCATGCAATGCTCGATGCTGCCACGGATCCGATATCTTGAAATGGGCCGCATGCTGCTCAAACAAAAGGAGTGCGTCCAGGCCAAGATCCGCGCGTACTCAAAATCGCACATCGTCCATACCCCTCCCAGAGAGTGGAAATCCGGCGCGAAGCCCATTGATCCGCTGAGCATAGACGCCATCCGCGCATCGGGCTGGTCCCCGGACATGGACGAGCTCGCGCGACAGCCCCGCCACGGGCCCAACTACAACCAGCTCCTCCACCTGCTCAACGACCTTCAGAACCACCAGTCAGCATGGCCTTTTCTTGTGCCTGTCAACAAGGATGATGTTGCCGACTACTACGAGGTCATCAAGGAACCCATGGACCTCAGCACCATGGAGACCAAACTCGAGGCGGACCAGTACTCCACGCCCGAGGACTTCATCCGCGATGCCAAGCTCGTCTTCGACAACTGCCGCAAGTACAATAACGAGTCTACGCCGTACGCGAAGAGCGCAAACAAGCTGGAGAAGTACATGTGGCAGCAGATCAAGGCCATCCCCGAGTGGTCTCACCTCGAGCCGTAG
- a CDS encoding Repair protein Rad1/Rec1/Rad17 gives MSDTLPQPGTAPQPLFRAVASSTRPLYQLLRTINFSNKVHVQLQDDGIRFAADLSRVMQGTAFLDKKLFTSYSLNLDEGEALPNFQITLPALLETLQIFGAVDVATRTQKAEQDPYRSNLRNYRPDAFSNQTLGIGGTCSLVYTEEGGHFNVVIEESGVKTTASLTTYLPEIPEEIPFDRENLSFKIIMQARYLLDALAELAPIGPSRLTITASKTQPYLTLSGVGDLGLSSVDFAKGRELLETFAIQDRWTQSYKFDLIKSSSEAMRIASKISFRGDDQGVLSLQFMVEVEGGGVSFLDFRFVPYITHEDDEDEEGQDEDR, from the exons ATGTCGGATACTCTTCCTCAGCCCGGAACGGCGCCGCAACCGCTATTTCGCGCCGTCGCCAGCTCGACAAGACCCCTGTACCAGCTGCTGAGGACCATCAACTTTTCCAACAAGGTCCATGTACAACTTCAAGATGATGGCATTAGATTCGCGGCCGACCTATCGAGAGTTATGCAAG GCACTGCCTTCCTCGACAAGAAGCTCTTCACCTCGTACTCTTTGAAtctcgacgaaggcgaggCTCTGCCAAATTTTCAGATCACCCTACCGGCGCTTCTGGAAACACTCCAAatcttcggcgccgtcgacgtcgcaaCACGCACACAAAAGGCCGAGCAGGACCCGTATCGCAGCAACCTCCGTAATTACCGACCAGATGCATTTAGTAATCAAACTCTGGGAATTGGTGGGACCTGTAGCCTGGTCTATaccgaggagggcggccacTTCAATGTCGTCATCGAGGAAAGCGGTGTCAAAACCACCGCCAGCCTCACAACATATCTGCCGGAAATCCCAGAGGAGATACCCTTTGACCGAGAGAACCTGTCTTTCAAAATCATCATGCAGGCGCGCTACCTTCTTGACGCGCTGGCGGAGTTAGCGCCCATCGGTCCCAGCCGCCTTACCATTACAGCGTCAAAAACACAGCCTTACCTTACCCTTTccggcgttggcgacctCGGCTTGTCCAGTGTGGACTTCGCCAAGGGCCGCGAGTTGCTGGAGACCTTCGCGATCCAGGATCGTTGGACCCAGAGCTACAAGTTCGATCTCATCAAGTCTTCGAGCGAGGCAATGCGGATCGCTAGCAAAATTAGTTTTCGCGGCGATGACCAGGGCGTTCTGAGCTTGCAGTTTatggtggaggtggagggtGGCGGGGTAAGCTTTTTAGACTTCCGGTTCGTGCCTTACATTACCcacgaggatgacgaggatgaagagggtCAAGATGAGGATAGATGA
- a CDS encoding DNA repair protein: MDSSLLEVWQAAASTPFNPAVGKDSQFFIAFLLLLIGVGITGVFALNRSITNILALGIPASATIA; encoded by the exons ATGGACTCCTCGTTGCTTGAGGTCTGGCAAGCTGCTGCTAGCACGCCTTTCAACCCTGCTGTCGGCAAAGACTCCCAGTTCTTTATTgccttccttcttctgctcATTGGTGTCGGTATCACCGGTGTCTTCGCTCTGA ACCGATCCATCACCAATATCTTGGCGCTAGGTATACCTGCCTCTGCCACGATCGCGTAA